The Populus nigra chromosome 14, ddPopNigr1.1, whole genome shotgun sequence genome has a segment encoding these proteins:
- the LOC133672875 gene encoding uncharacterized protein LOC133672875 isoform X1: protein MEDIDWKKRNKQRWSVTYTKHIKQKRKIYQDGFLDLHFSTNKVMLFDECEKLLECRILKDEEVVSSSETLTFNSFLVDVGDPEVGGDNNSNNKLPVSDLNFHGRDRKITERFGFMRRQKFRNPSISSPGGEDTVEKNEARPDCLSTSQKIIKEIKKSELRRYVVPESSPDMSKSATEWQVLYTTQMTQKTKKYHDGFLRLANRESLGTQIMLYDASKRQLDCRFLKKDEIISSGESISFDAHLVDIGEPGGENQLLEDLNIQGNNSNDASKPGTMHGQPNGIKDNKSVAKEWCALYTSHITQKAKKYHSGILRLASCGSYRMQVTLLSEGKTFLTSKFLSLSEDVKVRSKFALPKYLVEVGEPLMSSEGKYQNTYLREDANSRSISIEDRTRLGNAVPTNKTLRNACQILSILQKPAVQGSVAVQCIDKSINASTLSEDSELSRQSFPHEGPSQNLDDGGSSKIVDIEISADLNFSEVLSTFSGNQFPNDTEAAGNFEQCHPAKVEADTKCCDEAFASTISSLMGSCTHCPNDDKKKTIDQPKSTRKTDEWPTFDLGF, encoded by the exons ATGGAGGATATCGATTGGAAGAAGAGGAATAAGCAGAGATGGAGCGTAACCTACACAAAGCACATCAAGCAAAAGCGAAAAATATATCAAGACGGTTTCTTAGATCTTCACTTCTCCACAAACAAG GTCATGCTGTTTGACGAGTGCGAGAAGTTATTAGAATGCAGAATCTTGAAGGATGAAGAAGTTGTTAGTTCCAGTGAAACCCTAACATTCAATTCCTTTCTTGTTGATGTTGGAGATCCTGAGGTCGGTggtgataataatagtaataataagcTACCGGTATCAGATTTGAATTTTCACGGAAGAGATAGGAAAATTACCGAAAGGTTTGGCTTCATGCGTCGACAAAAGTTTAGAAATCCTTCGATTTCTTCCCCCG GTGGAGAGGATACCGTGGAGAAGAATGAAGCACGACCGGATTGTCTAAGCACGTCGCAAAAGATCATCAAAG AGATCAAGAAAAGTGAACTGCGAAGGTATGTAGTGCCAGAGAGCAGTCCAGATATGTCAAAAAGTGCAACAG AATGGCAGGTCTTATACACTACGCAAATGACTCAAAAGACCAAGAAGTACCACGATGGTTTCTTAAGACTTGCAAATCGTGAATCCTTAGGGACGCAG ATCATGCTGTATGATGCAAGCAAGAGACAATTAGATTGTAGGTTCCTCAAGAAAGATGAAATAATAAGTTCTGGTGAATCAATATCATTTGATGCTCATTTGGTTGACATTGGAGAACCTGGAGGAGAAAATCAGCTTCTAGAGGATTTGAACATTCAAGGAAATAATTCTAACGATGCTAGCAAACCGGGAACAATGCATGGACAGCCAAATGGTATTAAAGACAACAAATCCGTTGCAAAAG AGTGGTGTGCTCTTTACACTAGTCATATAACTCAAAAGGCCAAGAAGTACCACAGTGGAATCCTCAGGCTTGCTTCTTGTGGTTCTTACAGAATGCAG GTCACTTTATTAAGTGAAGGTAAAACCTTCCTGACCAGTAAGTTCCTCAGCTTGTCAGAAGATGTGAAAGTCAGAAGCAAGTTTGCACTGCCAAAATATTTGGTAGAAGTTGGCGAGCCATTAATGAGTTCTGAAG gAAAATATCAAAACACTTATTTAAGGGAAGATGCAAATTCAAGAAGCATCTCTATTGAAGATAGAACCAGGTTGGGCAATGCTGTTCCTACAAACAAAACTTTACGCAATG CCTGTCAAATCTTGTCCATTCTCCAAAAACCTGCAGTTCAGGGGAGTGTTGCTGTCCAGTGTATTGATAAGAGCATAAATGCCTCGACTCTATCTGAAGACTCTGAATTATCGAGACAATCATTCCCACATGAAGGACCCAGTCAAAATTTGGATGATGGAGGATCAAGTAAAATTGTGGACATTGAGATATCTGCTGATCTCAACTTTTCCGAAG TATTATCTACTTTTAGCGGTAATCAATTTCCCAATGACACTGAAGCTGCTGGAAATTTTGAACAG TGTCATCCGGCCAAAGTAGAAGCTGACACCAAATGCTGTGATGAAGCTTTTGCTTCTACTATTTCCAGTTTGATGGGTTCCTGTACTCACTGTCctaatgatgataaaaagaAGACTATTGATCAGCCCAAGAGTACAAGGAAAACGGATGAGTGGCCTACATTCGATCTTGGATTTTGA
- the LOC133672875 gene encoding uncharacterized protein LOC133672875 isoform X2 → MEDIDWKKRNKQRWSVTYTKHIKQKRKIYQDGFLDLHFSTNKVMLFDECEKLLECRILKDEEVVSSSETLTFNSFLVDVGDPEVGGDNNSNNKLPVSDLNFHGRDRKITERFGFMRRQKFRNPSISSPGGEDTVEKNEARPDCLSTSQKIIKEWQVLYTTQMTQKTKKYHDGFLRLANRESLGTQIMLYDASKRQLDCRFLKKDEIISSGESISFDAHLVDIGEPGGENQLLEDLNIQGNNSNDASKPGTMHGQPNGIKDNKSVAKEWCALYTSHITQKAKKYHSGILRLASCGSYRMQVTLLSEGKTFLTSKFLSLSEDVKVRSKFALPKYLVEVGEPLMSSEGKYQNTYLREDANSRSISIEDRTRLGNAVPTNKTLRNACQILSILQKPAVQGSVAVQCIDKSINASTLSEDSELSRQSFPHEGPSQNLDDGGSSKIVDIEISADLNFSEVLSTFSGNQFPNDTEAAGNFEQCHPAKVEADTKCCDEAFASTISSLMGSCTHCPNDDKKKTIDQPKSTRKTDEWPTFDLGF, encoded by the exons ATGGAGGATATCGATTGGAAGAAGAGGAATAAGCAGAGATGGAGCGTAACCTACACAAAGCACATCAAGCAAAAGCGAAAAATATATCAAGACGGTTTCTTAGATCTTCACTTCTCCACAAACAAG GTCATGCTGTTTGACGAGTGCGAGAAGTTATTAGAATGCAGAATCTTGAAGGATGAAGAAGTTGTTAGTTCCAGTGAAACCCTAACATTCAATTCCTTTCTTGTTGATGTTGGAGATCCTGAGGTCGGTggtgataataatagtaataataagcTACCGGTATCAGATTTGAATTTTCACGGAAGAGATAGGAAAATTACCGAAAGGTTTGGCTTCATGCGTCGACAAAAGTTTAGAAATCCTTCGATTTCTTCCCCCG GTGGAGAGGATACCGTGGAGAAGAATGAAGCACGACCGGATTGTCTAAGCACGTCGCAAAAGATCATCAAAG AATGGCAGGTCTTATACACTACGCAAATGACTCAAAAGACCAAGAAGTACCACGATGGTTTCTTAAGACTTGCAAATCGTGAATCCTTAGGGACGCAG ATCATGCTGTATGATGCAAGCAAGAGACAATTAGATTGTAGGTTCCTCAAGAAAGATGAAATAATAAGTTCTGGTGAATCAATATCATTTGATGCTCATTTGGTTGACATTGGAGAACCTGGAGGAGAAAATCAGCTTCTAGAGGATTTGAACATTCAAGGAAATAATTCTAACGATGCTAGCAAACCGGGAACAATGCATGGACAGCCAAATGGTATTAAAGACAACAAATCCGTTGCAAAAG AGTGGTGTGCTCTTTACACTAGTCATATAACTCAAAAGGCCAAGAAGTACCACAGTGGAATCCTCAGGCTTGCTTCTTGTGGTTCTTACAGAATGCAG GTCACTTTATTAAGTGAAGGTAAAACCTTCCTGACCAGTAAGTTCCTCAGCTTGTCAGAAGATGTGAAAGTCAGAAGCAAGTTTGCACTGCCAAAATATTTGGTAGAAGTTGGCGAGCCATTAATGAGTTCTGAAG gAAAATATCAAAACACTTATTTAAGGGAAGATGCAAATTCAAGAAGCATCTCTATTGAAGATAGAACCAGGTTGGGCAATGCTGTTCCTACAAACAAAACTTTACGCAATG CCTGTCAAATCTTGTCCATTCTCCAAAAACCTGCAGTTCAGGGGAGTGTTGCTGTCCAGTGTATTGATAAGAGCATAAATGCCTCGACTCTATCTGAAGACTCTGAATTATCGAGACAATCATTCCCACATGAAGGACCCAGTCAAAATTTGGATGATGGAGGATCAAGTAAAATTGTGGACATTGAGATATCTGCTGATCTCAACTTTTCCGAAG TATTATCTACTTTTAGCGGTAATCAATTTCCCAATGACACTGAAGCTGCTGGAAATTTTGAACAG TGTCATCCGGCCAAAGTAGAAGCTGACACCAAATGCTGTGATGAAGCTTTTGCTTCTACTATTTCCAGTTTGATGGGTTCCTGTACTCACTGTCctaatgatgataaaaagaAGACTATTGATCAGCCCAAGAGTACAAGGAAAACGGATGAGTGGCCTACATTCGATCTTGGATTTTGA